A region of Reichenbachiella carrageenanivorans DNA encodes the following proteins:
- a CDS encoding choice-of-anchor I family protein, protein MKLKSLLILTLLALGLSAQAQLTTGDIAFTAFNTDGDDDIAFVTFEDIAPNTTIYFADSELTDGAFGDDEGDVIWVSGANPIPAGTVITISSISDAGVASIGTVTGDTGLSSSGEAVFAYLGTDVRVVTTFLAAISNLDSGFGDLSGSGLYKGSTAIVLTETADIAEYVGPKTGIDKNGYLSYLNDMSNWVIQDTEDDDQNDTVSPDLPFNTTTFGISATDVTPPNVAGIEVVSQNTIHVVFTENVDEVSATTTSNYVFSPSSTISDITYDEPTQTATLSHSGLTPGASTTLAISNIEDLASNSMASTYTSEAFYFNPTTPELIITEIMYNAPSDASNDLEFIEIYNAGEATAALGGIQVVDEGNFAFSFPQMDLAAGETVLLATNPTAAGTFYSKTFLALAASSGNLLGNGGELLQIKNTDGTTLFEVEYDDASPWATDADGNGPSLELIALNKDTDDGASWVASSTLVAQSEGLDVFASPGIFTEVTTPALSFDEEYVTVSTEDATVTITVTLSDPSTSEITVDADLVDGFGSSSIIMDTKTLTFPANSTASQTFTVDLTASANNNDYFFVLQLGNAAHADLGSLTETVVYVLNEDIAAPTASSELIIAHATSYLVDEDGSAEIVAFDKDTERLFVLNSTATKVEILDFSNPRAITSIKSIDMTSYGNGATSIAVKDGLIAATVVGENFADGGKVIFMDTDGVIHSSVTVGNLPDMVTFSPDGKYVLTANEGQPNDDYSVDPEGSISMIDISGDITELTQSDVTTLTFNAFDTQIDDLRTAGVRVFGLNASVSEDMEPEYITISSDSKTAWVSLQENNALATINLETKTITEINALGVKDHSLAKNSLDASDKTEDVIMANWPVKGMYMPDAIASYTVNNVTYVVTANEGDQREYDGIDEDVTISDAEYVLDPTTFPQADLMKKEFTIGRLAVSPYSGDTDNDGDFDEIHAFGARSFSIWNTSTNEIVYDSGNDFELITALDPTYGELFNASNSNNNFKNRSDNKGPEPEGITVAEIDGKQYAFITLERTGGLMTYNITDPLAPVFVDYSNNRDLGEDEGGDLGPEGIIYIDPVSSPADTALIVMANEVSATVSVYYIKNVIVSAEEEEEETSEVTAVSPENSNALKVYPTPASDKVYFSQPTSYTLHDMNGAQLKQGTHAVSLHTSDLTNGIYILKNAQGQSTKIVITH, encoded by the coding sequence ATGAAACTAAAAAGTTTACTCATCCTTACTTTACTTGCTTTGGGCCTCAGTGCACAAGCGCAATTAACTACTGGAGACATTGCCTTCACGGCTTTCAACACTGACGGAGATGACGATATTGCCTTCGTGACATTCGAGGATATCGCCCCTAATACGACCATCTATTTTGCCGATTCGGAACTGACTGACGGCGCTTTCGGCGACGACGAAGGGGACGTGATCTGGGTATCAGGAGCAAATCCGATTCCTGCAGGCACAGTGATTACTATTTCTTCAATAAGCGATGCGGGTGTTGCATCTATCGGCACTGTGACAGGCGATACTGGTCTTTCATCAAGTGGAGAAGCTGTCTTTGCTTACCTCGGCACTGATGTACGTGTAGTCACTACTTTCCTTGCTGCTATCTCTAATCTAGATTCAGGGTTTGGAGACTTGTCTGGCTCTGGATTATACAAGGGTTCTACAGCCATCGTATTGACAGAAACTGCCGATATAGCAGAATACGTAGGGCCTAAAACTGGGATCGACAAAAACGGATACCTTTCATATCTCAACGATATGTCTAACTGGGTGATACAAGATACTGAAGACGATGATCAAAATGACACTGTAAGCCCAGATCTACCTTTTAACACGACCACATTTGGAATTTCTGCCACAGACGTTACCCCTCCCAATGTGGCTGGTATTGAAGTGGTCTCTCAAAATACAATTCACGTTGTTTTCACTGAAAATGTGGATGAAGTTAGTGCTACTACTACCTCCAACTATGTTTTCTCTCCATCGTCTACAATCAGCGATATTACTTACGATGAGCCTACCCAAACAGCTACCCTCTCTCACAGTGGTCTGACTCCAGGTGCCAGTACTACATTGGCCATATCAAACATCGAAGATTTGGCTTCCAACAGCATGGCTTCTACTTACACAAGCGAAGCTTTCTACTTCAACCCTACGACGCCAGAGTTGATAATTACAGAAATCATGTACAACGCACCTTCCGATGCTTCTAATGATTTAGAATTTATCGAAATATACAACGCTGGAGAAGCTACTGCAGCCCTGGGTGGCATTCAGGTCGTTGACGAAGGAAATTTTGCTTTTTCATTTCCCCAAATGGATTTGGCTGCTGGTGAAACAGTACTCCTAGCAACTAACCCCACCGCAGCAGGGACGTTCTACAGCAAAACTTTCCTTGCGCTAGCCGCCAGCTCTGGCAATTTGCTGGGCAATGGCGGTGAATTGTTGCAAATTAAAAATACAGATGGCACAACCCTATTCGAAGTAGAATACGACGATGCAAGTCCTTGGGCTACTGATGCAGATGGCAATGGCCCTTCATTGGAATTGATTGCGCTAAATAAAGATACAGACGATGGTGCCAGCTGGGTGGCTTCTTCTACGCTCGTAGCTCAATCTGAAGGTCTTGATGTATTTGCTTCTCCTGGTATTTTCACAGAAGTGACTACTCCAGCACTCAGCTTCGACGAAGAATATGTGACAGTAAGCACCGAAGATGCGACAGTGACCATCACCGTCACGCTATCTGATCCTTCTACAAGTGAAATCACTGTAGATGCTGATTTAGTAGATGGATTTGGTTCGTCTAGCATCATTATGGACACTAAGACCTTAACTTTCCCTGCAAATAGTACTGCATCTCAAACTTTCACAGTAGACCTTACTGCTTCTGCTAATAACAATGATTACTTCTTCGTCTTACAACTGGGCAATGCCGCTCATGCTGACCTAGGGTCTCTCACTGAGACAGTAGTCTATGTGCTCAATGAAGACATAGCAGCTCCTACAGCTTCTAGTGAGTTGATCATAGCCCATGCCACTAGCTACCTAGTAGATGAAGATGGTTCTGCAGAGATCGTAGCTTTTGACAAGGACACTGAGCGGTTGTTTGTCTTGAACTCTACGGCCACTAAAGTGGAAATATTAGACTTCAGCAATCCACGAGCGATCACTTCGATCAAAAGCATTGACATGACCTCATATGGTAATGGCGCTACAAGTATTGCCGTAAAGGACGGACTCATAGCTGCAACTGTAGTGGGCGAAAATTTTGCCGATGGTGGCAAAGTCATATTCATGGATACAGACGGAGTTATTCATTCATCTGTGACTGTGGGCAACTTGCCCGACATGGTTACATTTAGCCCTGATGGCAAATACGTATTGACTGCCAACGAAGGCCAGCCCAATGACGACTATAGCGTAGACCCAGAAGGTAGCATCTCCATGATCGATATCTCTGGTGACATTACGGAGTTGACTCAAAGTGATGTAACTACACTTACTTTTAATGCTTTTGATACTCAGATCGATGATTTAAGAACTGCTGGTGTACGTGTATTTGGTTTGAATGCGTCTGTATCTGAAGACATGGAACCAGAGTATATCACCATAAGTTCAGACTCTAAAACTGCCTGGGTGTCTCTTCAGGAAAACAATGCCTTGGCCACCATCAATTTGGAAACAAAGACCATTACTGAAATCAACGCTTTGGGCGTAAAAGATCACAGTTTGGCTAAAAACTCTTTGGATGCATCTGACAAAACAGAGGACGTGATCATGGCCAACTGGCCTGTAAAAGGCATGTATATGCCAGATGCAATTGCTAGCTATACAGTCAATAATGTAACCTATGTAGTAACTGCCAACGAAGGAGACCAACGTGAGTATGATGGAATAGACGAAGATGTGACCATTAGCGATGCAGAGTATGTACTAGACCCTACTACATTCCCTCAAGCTGACTTGATGAAAAAAGAATTTACAATCGGCAGATTGGCAGTATCTCCCTACTCAGGTGATACAGACAACGACGGAGACTTCGACGAAATTCATGCCTTTGGCGCAAGGTCTTTTAGTATTTGGAATACTTCTACAAACGAGATCGTTTACGACAGTGGCAATGACTTCGAATTGATTACTGCTCTGGATCCTACTTATGGAGAGCTATTCAATGCCAGCAATTCGAACAACAATTTTAAAAACAGAAGTGACAACAAAGGACCTGAGCCAGAAGGAATCACTGTAGCAGAAATCGACGGCAAGCAATATGCTTTTATTACACTAGAGCGTACGGGTGGATTGATGACATACAACATCACAGACCCACTAGCTCCAGTATTTGTTGATTATTCTAACAACAGAGACCTAGGAGAAGATGAAGGTGGCGACTTAGGGCCAGAAGGCATCATCTATATCGACCCTGTGAGTAGCCCAGCAGATACTGCTCTGATCGTAATGG
- a CDS encoding sulfatase family protein — protein sequence MNMKHTFLAIVLGCLYACTPTKEPSQSEESSAVPKPNIVVIYTDDLGYGDISANGSNTISTPNIDRLASGGVRFVNGYATSSTCTPSRYALLTGEYPWRKKGARILPGTAPLLIDTAQMTLPKMLQANGYQTAVIGKWHLGLGTGHVNWNEEITPGPNQVGFDESYIMAATQDRVPTVYIDNGRVDGLDPNDPIEINYKENFEGQPTGLDNPELLKMMWHHGHNSSIVNGIPRIGYMKGGESAKWVDEDMADHFLTKAKQYVKEHKEAPFFLYYAMQQPHVPRTPHPRFAGKSGMGPRGDVILEADWCIGEFIKTLEEEGILENTLIVFSSDNGPVINDGYNDDAVEKLGDHKPWGPFRGGKYSLFEAGTHVPFITYWKGTIEPAVSEALVCQVDLLTSMAQLVGSTTVGKDSEPILDAFLGRSTSAREELVIEANTRTAYRKGDWVLIPPYKGAAISKEVNIELGNLPDFALYNLKEDLGQQQNLAETNPEKLAEMKAGFFAIRGEEFSKNTTKLELK from the coding sequence ATGAATATGAAACACACATTTTTGGCCATTGTGTTAGGCTGTTTGTATGCCTGCACGCCTACTAAAGAACCATCGCAATCGGAAGAATCTTCCGCTGTACCTAAGCCTAATATTGTAGTCATTTATACAGACGATTTGGGCTATGGAGATATCAGTGCCAATGGATCCAACACGATTAGCACGCCTAATATAGACCGATTAGCTTCAGGAGGAGTGAGATTCGTGAATGGCTACGCTACTTCATCTACTTGTACGCCGAGTAGATATGCTTTGCTCACAGGGGAGTATCCTTGGCGGAAAAAAGGGGCGAGGATTTTGCCTGGCACAGCACCGTTGTTGATAGATACTGCACAGATGACCTTGCCTAAAATGCTCCAAGCCAATGGCTATCAAACGGCCGTAATAGGCAAATGGCATTTAGGACTAGGTACTGGCCATGTAAATTGGAATGAAGAAATCACACCAGGTCCTAATCAGGTAGGTTTTGACGAGTCGTATATCATGGCAGCTACTCAAGACCGTGTACCTACAGTGTATATAGACAATGGTAGAGTGGATGGGTTAGACCCTAATGATCCGATTGAGATCAATTACAAAGAGAATTTTGAGGGTCAGCCGACTGGATTAGATAATCCTGAATTGCTTAAAATGATGTGGCATCATGGACACAATAGTTCTATTGTGAACGGGATACCAAGGATTGGCTACATGAAAGGTGGTGAGTCTGCTAAATGGGTAGACGAAGACATGGCAGATCATTTTTTAACGAAAGCCAAGCAGTATGTGAAAGAGCACAAAGAAGCACCCTTTTTCTTGTACTATGCCATGCAGCAACCTCATGTGCCTCGTACGCCGCATCCGAGATTTGCAGGAAAATCTGGAATGGGTCCCAGAGGAGACGTGATTTTGGAAGCGGATTGGTGTATTGGTGAGTTTATCAAAACTTTGGAAGAGGAAGGAATCTTGGAGAATACCTTGATTGTATTTTCTAGTGATAATGGCCCTGTCATTAATGATGGGTACAATGATGACGCTGTGGAAAAGTTAGGCGATCATAAACCTTGGGGACCGTTTAGAGGAGGCAAGTACAGCTTGTTCGAAGCGGGTACTCATGTGCCTTTTATCACTTATTGGAAAGGGACGATCGAACCAGCAGTTTCTGAGGCATTGGTTTGTCAGGTAGATTTGTTGACTTCCATGGCGCAGTTGGTGGGTAGTACTACAGTGGGCAAGGATAGTGAGCCGATTCTCGATGCCTTTTTAGGGCGTTCTACTTCGGCGAGGGAAGAACTGGTGATCGAAGCTAATACTCGTACGGCTTACAGAAAAGGCGATTGGGTATTGATCCCTCCATACAAGGGAGCGGCGATCAGCAAAGAGGTGAATATCGAATTGGGTAATTTGCCAGATTTCGCATTGTACAATCTCAAAGAAGATCTAGGCCAACAACAAAATTTGGCTGAGACCAATCCAGAAAAACTGGCTGAAATGAAAGCTGGATTTTTTGCTATCAGAGGAGAGGAGTTTAGTAAAAACACAACAAAGCTAGAACTGAAATAA
- a CDS encoding phage holin family protein has protein sequence METLIRLILSAIAVLICAYILPGAHVDGFLSALVAAGVLVVVNIILKPILIILTIPITAITLGLFLLFINTFMILIVSWLVPGFNIDGFWWAFAYSFALSIVNSIFEAMQGNSSNNQ, from the coding sequence ATGGAAACTTTAATTAGACTTATTTTATCTGCCATTGCCGTTTTGATCTGTGCCTACATATTGCCTGGTGCGCATGTCGATGGCTTTTTAAGTGCCTTGGTGGCCGCTGGAGTCTTGGTCGTCGTCAACATCATACTCAAGCCTATCCTGATCATACTGACGATACCTATAACTGCAATAACTCTCGGACTTTTCCTACTTTTCATCAATACCTTCATGATCCTCATTGTGAGCTGGCTTGTCCCTGGGTTCAATATAGATGGTTTTTGGTGGGCATTCGCTTACAGCTTTGCCCTATCTATTGTCAACTCCATTTTTGAAGCCATGCAAGGCAATAGTTCAAACAATCAATAA
- a CDS encoding PorT family protein, with the protein MNPTNLKSLFFVLFSLIFSFSSFSQDSYFGIKGGYNNSTLHSSNDASLGIQSRSTYGLGVVFCSAPDEGKLGIGYSLELGYMRKGAKIDHDTLDYKFHYINMPLLIDFYPIKQIKLSIGPEFSFLAGANNHSNDSTKTSILNTYNKKMEVSGIASISGSVTFFMDLGMRYSYSFTKISKYDGILDRQDLYNSYVQVFILLKIAN; encoded by the coding sequence ATGAATCCAACCAACTTAAAATCACTTTTTTTTGTATTATTTAGTCTAATATTTAGCTTCTCCAGTTTTAGTCAAGATTCATACTTCGGCATAAAAGGGGGTTACAATAATTCAACTCTTCATTCATCTAATGATGCTAGCCTAGGAATCCAATCTAGAAGCACGTATGGTTTAGGCGTAGTTTTTTGCAGCGCTCCAGACGAGGGAAAGTTAGGGATTGGTTATTCTCTAGAACTTGGATATATGAGAAAAGGCGCCAAAATAGACCACGACACACTCGACTATAAGTTTCACTATATCAACATGCCACTTCTGATCGATTTCTATCCTATAAAACAGATTAAATTAAGCATAGGACCTGAGTTTTCCTTCTTAGCTGGCGCAAACAACCACTCTAACGACTCCACAAAAACGAGTATTTTAAATACTTACAACAAAAAAATGGAGGTTTCTGGCATAGCAAGCATTAGTGGTTCTGTGACCTTTTTCATGGATTTAGGCATGCGATATAGCTACTCTTTCACTAAAATATCGAAATACGATGGCATATTAGATAGACAAGACCTATACAACAGTTATGTTCAGGTTTTTATCTTATTAAAAATCGCCAACTAA
- the dnaK gene encoding molecular chaperone DnaK has product MGKIIGIDLGTTNSCVSVMEGNEPVVIPNSEGKRTTPSIVAFLDGGKGERKVGDPAKRQAITNPQNTISSVKRFMGKKFSEVSDEMKNVSYAVESGNNDVVRVKIGDRTYTPQELSAIILQKMKTTAEDYLGTDVKEAVITVPAYFNDAERQATKEAGAIAGLEVKRIINEPTAAALAYGLDKKNADMKIAVYDLGGGTFDISILELGDGVFEVKSTNGDVHLGGDDFDSVIIQWLADEFKNDEGIDLRKDPMALQRLKEAAEKAKIELSSSTSTEINLPYIMPVDGVPKHLVRTLSRAKFEQLADTLVKRSMKPVEKALKDSGLSKSEIDEVILVGGSTRIPIIQEEVEKFFGKKPSKGVNPDEVVAVGAAIQGGVLTGEVKDVLLLDVTPLALGIETMGGVFTKLIEANTTIPTKKSEVFSTAADNQPSVEIHVIQGERPMAKDNRSLGRFHLDGIPPAPRGIPQIEVIFDIDANGIMNVTSKDKGTNKEQSIRIEASSGLTDEEIERMKQEAEANAESDKVEKEKIEKLNGADSMIFQTEKQLNEFGDKLSDDNKGKISTALEKLKEAHKSADLAAIDTAMEEMNKAWEGASQEMYAASQGAEGGAPGADAGSEAGATDSEVSDVEFEEVDEEKK; this is encoded by the coding sequence ATGGGAAAAATAATCGGAATCGATTTAGGAACTACCAACTCTTGCGTATCTGTAATGGAAGGTAATGAGCCTGTCGTTATCCCAAATAGCGAGGGCAAAAGAACGACTCCTTCTATTGTGGCCTTTTTGGACGGCGGTAAAGGAGAAAGAAAAGTGGGTGACCCTGCCAAAAGACAGGCCATCACCAATCCACAAAACACCATTAGCTCTGTCAAGAGATTTATGGGTAAAAAATTCTCTGAAGTTTCTGACGAGATGAAGAATGTCTCTTATGCTGTCGAAAGTGGAAACAACGACGTAGTAAGAGTAAAAATTGGAGACAGAACTTACACTCCTCAAGAATTGTCTGCCATTATTCTTCAAAAAATGAAGACAACGGCAGAAGACTACTTGGGTACTGATGTAAAAGAAGCTGTAATTACTGTACCTGCTTACTTCAACGATGCAGAAAGACAAGCCACTAAAGAGGCTGGAGCAATCGCAGGTTTAGAAGTAAAAAGAATCATCAATGAGCCTACTGCTGCGGCATTGGCTTATGGACTAGACAAGAAAAATGCAGATATGAAAATCGCTGTGTATGACCTTGGTGGTGGTACATTCGATATTTCTATTCTGGAGTTGGGCGATGGTGTATTCGAAGTGAAATCCACCAACGGTGATGTACACCTCGGCGGAGACGACTTTGACTCTGTGATCATCCAGTGGTTGGCAGACGAGTTTAAAAACGACGAAGGTATCGACCTTAGAAAGGATCCTATGGCACTTCAACGTTTAAAAGAAGCTGCTGAAAAAGCAAAAATCGAATTGTCTAGCTCTACGAGCACAGAGATCAATTTGCCATATATCATGCCTGTAGATGGTGTACCTAAGCACTTGGTTAGAACTTTGTCTAGAGCGAAGTTTGAGCAATTGGCAGACACCTTGGTCAAAAGATCAATGAAGCCAGTAGAGAAAGCCTTGAAAGATTCTGGTCTTTCTAAATCTGAAATCGACGAAGTAATCTTGGTAGGCGGATCTACTCGTATTCCAATCATCCAAGAAGAAGTAGAAAAATTCTTTGGCAAAAAGCCTTCTAAAGGTGTAAACCCTGACGAAGTAGTAGCAGTAGGTGCGGCCATCCAAGGTGGTGTATTGACTGGCGAAGTGAAAGATGTATTGTTGCTAGATGTGACTCCATTGGCTTTGGGTATCGAAACCATGGGTGGTGTATTCACCAAGTTGATCGAAGCCAACACAACGATCCCAACGAAAAAGTCTGAGGTATTCTCTACGGCAGCCGATAATCAACCATCTGTAGAAATCCACGTGATCCAAGGTGAAAGACCAATGGCGAAGGACAACAGAAGTTTGGGTAGATTCCACTTGGACGGTATTCCACCAGCACCAAGAGGTATTCCTCAGATCGAAGTGATCTTTGACATAGATGCTAACGGTATCATGAATGTGACCTCTAAAGACAAAGGCACAAACAAAGAACAAAGTATCAGAATCGAAGCGTCTTCAGGATTGACTGACGAAGAAATCGAAAGAATGAAGCAAGAGGCTGAAGCCAACGCTGAATCTGACAAAGTGGAAAAAGAGAAAATAGAAAAACTCAATGGAGCAGATTCTATGATCTTCCAAACTGAAAAGCAGTTGAACGAATTTGGCGATAAATTGTCTGATGACAACAAAGGCAAAATCAGCACTGCCCTAGAGAAGCTAAAAGAAGCACACAAAAGTGCAGATCTAGCAGCTATCGACACAGCTATGGAAGAAATGAACAAAGCATGGGAAGGTGCATCTCAAGAAATGTACGCGGCTTCTCAAGGTGCTGAAGGTGGAGCCCCTGGGGCTGACGCTGGCTCTGAGGCTGGTGCTACCGATTCAGAAGTATCTGATGTAGAGTTCGAAGAAGTAGACGAAGAGAAGAAATAA